One window from the genome of Mucilaginibacter ginsenosidivorans encodes:
- a CDS encoding anti-sigma factor, which produces MNTIEERLWNYIDGSCSEDERKAIDILIEKDAAWRAKFEELMNFDQQLVKMEMDEPSMGFTFKVMEGIRAEHALQPLKAGINKNIIKFIGGFFIVTIVLMVIYLFVTVPVGHVNLSKELTDKVKLPQGIDLSVLKNYINGSVVLKVFFVFDTILALFLTDAYLRRKRLSKQV; this is translated from the coding sequence ATGAACACGATAGAAGAAAGACTTTGGAACTATATCGATGGCAGCTGTTCGGAGGATGAACGCAAGGCTATTGACATACTTATCGAAAAGGACGCCGCCTGGCGCGCAAAGTTCGAAGAGCTGATGAATTTTGATCAGCAACTGGTAAAAATGGAAATGGATGAGCCATCCATGGGTTTTACCTTTAAGGTGATGGAAGGCATTCGTGCGGAACATGCCCTGCAGCCCCTTAAGGCCGGTATCAATAAGAATATCATCAAATTTATAGGTGGCTTTTTTATCGTTACCATAGTACTAATGGTAATCTATCTGTTTGTCACCGTACCCGTTGGTCATGTCAATTTGTCAAAGGAACTGACAGATAAAGTGAAGTTGCCGCAAGGGATCGATCTGTCGGTTCTGAAAAATTACATAAACGGCTCTGTTGTGCTTAAAGTGTTCTTCGTGTTTGATACCATACTTGCCCTCTTTCTCACCGACGCCTACCTGCGCCGTAAAAGGCTTTCAAAGCAGGTTTAA
- a CDS encoding DUF6249 domain-containing protein, whose amino-acid sequence MENMDTANLGIMCGIIISLGFFAMIFGIVYLYKRERMAMIERGMDPRKYKPQSAPYHTLKWGLLLIGAGSGLFLAFLLDRLAFKTDYYDGNPAVYFSLIAICGGLGLFASYRIEKKESDKLTEQQ is encoded by the coding sequence ATGGAAAATATGGATACTGCGAACCTTGGGATAATGTGCGGAATTATTATTTCGCTCGGCTTCTTCGCAATGATATTCGGAATAGTTTACCTGTACAAACGCGAAAGAATGGCAATGATAGAACGCGGCATGGACCCGCGCAAGTATAAGCCACAATCAGCGCCTTACCATACTTTAAAATGGGGATTATTGCTTATCGGCGCTGGTTCGGGATTGTTTCTTGCTTTCCTGCTCGACAGGCTGGCCTTCAAAACTGATTATTACGATGGTAACCCCGCTGTTTACTTTTCGCTGATAGCAATATGCGGTGGCCTGGGATTATTTGCTTCATACCGCATTGAAAAGAAAGAAAGCGATAAACTGACTGAACAGCAATAA
- a CDS encoding RNA polymerase sigma factor, translating into MQSKLSDIELIEQTLAGNQAAYADLVKRHQRFVFTLAMRFSKSREDAEEIAQDCFIKAYRSLASFQKQSKFSTWLYSIVYTTAMTFLRKKRVDTDSIDDENTYIQLENQSSGLNNDVAETRSRSHYLNQAIGQLLPDDATIITLFYMGEQSLDEIGQALGMEANTVKVKLFRARQRLKEKLEKNLKGEVKELI; encoded by the coding sequence ATGCAAAGCAAGCTTTCGGATATAGAGTTAATAGAACAAACCCTGGCGGGTAACCAGGCAGCTTACGCCGACCTGGTAAAGCGCCACCAGCGTTTTGTTTTTACGCTTGCCATGCGTTTCAGTAAAAGCCGCGAGGACGCCGAGGAGATTGCGCAGGATTGTTTTATAAAGGCATACCGTTCATTGGCATCTTTTCAAAAGCAATCAAAGTTTAGCACCTGGCTGTACAGCATTGTTTACACTACGGCCATGACCTTTCTGCGAAAGAAAAGAGTGGATACCGATTCGATAGACGATGAGAATACTTATATTCAACTTGAAAATCAATCGTCGGGCTTGAATAACGATGTGGCCGAAACAAGATCGCGGTCACATTATTTGAACCAGGCTATCGGGCAGCTGCTGCCGGACGATGCCACGATCATTACCCTGTTTTATATGGGCGAACAATCGCTGGACGAGATAGGGCAGGCACTGGGGATGGAGGCTAACACTGTAAAAGTTAAATTATTCAGGGCCCGCCAGCGGCTTAAAGAAAAGCTGGAGAAGAATTTAAAAGGAGAAGTTAAGGAGTTGATATGA
- a CDS encoding nucleotidyltransferase: MDIFDEEILNFWKALYNHHVRYIMVGGYALNLHGYQRFTGDLDIWIDDTLENRRLLRETFISCDMGDYAMIETMEFVPGWTEFHLNNGLQLDILTGMKGLEGYTFDECLQMASVANIENIDIPFLHINQLIENKKKVNRPKDKIDVLALEQIRKLRNDS, encoded by the coding sequence GTGGATATCTTTGATGAAGAAATACTCAATTTCTGGAAGGCTCTCTATAATCATCACGTGCGGTATATTATGGTAGGCGGGTATGCCCTTAACCTTCACGGGTACCAGCGTTTTACCGGCGACCTGGATATATGGATAGACGACACATTGGAAAACCGGCGTTTGTTGCGTGAAACTTTTATAAGCTGCGACATGGGGGACTATGCAATGATAGAGACCATGGAGTTTGTGCCTGGCTGGACCGAATTTCATCTAAACAATGGCCTTCAACTCGATATTCTTACCGGCATGAAGGGGCTTGAGGGATATACGTTTGATGAGTGCTTACAAATGGCGTCAGTGGCGAATATTGAAAATATAGATATCCCGTTTTTGCACATCAATCAACTCATCGAGAATAAAAAAAAGGTTAATCGTCCTAAGGACAAGATAGATGTATTGGCTTTGGAGCAAATACGAAAATTGAGAAATGATTCTTAA
- a CDS encoding prolyl oligopeptidase family serine peptidase, which yields MKKIFTLLLLAATANCYAQKLDKLTVEKIMRDPKWIGTSPSNIYWGDDNKTLYFDWSPDTGRETLYRISVDNTTPVRVSVADRKALSSENGDWNKKHTVKVYEKYGDIFLYDAAKNKSVQLTYTTDRESNPRFSGDNSSILFIRGDNLFRLNPVSGELDQLTNFTHSAAGSQASAGRHGKQANSTASASSQQEKWLKAQQLELFDIIKKEDKETKADEAERKQLEPKKLKEINVDDKRINRLGISPDGRYITYRLITRPKDEKRTIVHDFVTSTGFTEDIVNREKVGGPQSVSESFIFDTQKDTVYSPVISDIPGIKDIPAYIKDYPKELEEYTKRNADRDVVIEGPFWNEDGKNAVVVIAADDNKDRWIMKLDPATGHLKLLDRQHDDAWIGGPGIGGTYYEGNVGWLDNTHFYFQSEASGYSHIYVTDVNTGEKKQLTSGKWEVQTLDLSRDKKTFYFTANMEHPGVTDYYRMPVTGGTPVKLTSMKGGNEVTLSPDEKWLAIRYSYTNKPFDLYLQPNKPGAKAVELTNSVSDEFKSYPWRTPEIITFKNRYGSDVYARVYEPKTPDPAKPAVLFVHGAGYLQNATYSWTHYFREYMFNNLLADNGYYVMDIDYTASAGYGRDWRTGIYRHMGGNDLSDQVDGVKYLIEKYGVNPKHVGMYGGSYGGFMTLMAMFTEPDVFTSGAAIRSVTDWAHYNNGYTANILNLPYTDEKAYRQSSPIYFANGLKGNLLMLHGMVDQNVNFQDIVRLTQKLIELHKDNWWLAPYPVEDHDFHQPSSWTDEYKRIFKLFEETLKK from the coding sequence ATGAAAAAAATCTTTACGCTACTACTGCTGGCGGCAACGGCCAATTGCTATGCCCAAAAATTAGATAAACTTACGGTCGAAAAGATCATGCGCGATCCGAAATGGATAGGCACGTCGCCCTCAAATATCTATTGGGGCGACGATAATAAAACACTTTATTTCGATTGGAGCCCTGATACCGGCCGCGAAACTTTGTACAGGATATCTGTTGACAATACCACCCCGGTTAGGGTGAGCGTTGCCGACCGCAAGGCGCTGTCATCAGAAAATGGCGACTGGAACAAAAAACACACGGTTAAGGTATATGAAAAGTATGGCGATATTTTTTTGTACGACGCTGCAAAAAACAAAAGCGTGCAGCTTACCTATACCACCGACCGGGAAAGCAATCCGCGTTTCAGCGGGGATAACAGCAGCATCCTGTTCATCAGGGGCGATAACTTATTCCGCCTGAACCCGGTTAGCGGCGAACTGGACCAGCTAACCAATTTTACCCATTCGGCAGCAGGTTCGCAGGCATCTGCGGGCAGGCATGGCAAACAGGCAAACAGCACGGCCTCCGCAAGCAGCCAGCAGGAAAAATGGCTGAAAGCGCAGCAGCTGGAATTGTTCGACATCATCAAAAAAGAAGATAAGGAAACCAAAGCCGATGAGGCCGAACGCAAGCAACTGGAGCCAAAAAAACTCAAAGAGATCAACGTCGACGATAAGCGTATCAACCGCCTGGGCATAAGCCCCGACGGCCGCTACATCACCTACCGGCTCATCACCCGGCCAAAGGATGAAAAACGCACCATTGTGCACGATTTTGTAACTTCTACGGGTTTTACCGAAGATATTGTGAACCGCGAAAAGGTAGGTGGGCCACAGTCGGTATCTGAATCGTTCATATTTGATACGCAAAAAGATACGGTTTACAGCCCGGTCATCAGCGATATCCCCGGGATAAAGGATATCCCGGCTTATATTAAGGATTACCCGAAAGAACTGGAAGAATACACCAAACGCAATGCCGACAGGGATGTGGTTATTGAAGGGCCCTTTTGGAACGAAGACGGCAAAAATGCCGTGGTAGTAATAGCTGCGGACGATAACAAGGACCGCTGGATAATGAAACTTGACCCGGCAACAGGGCACCTTAAACTGTTGGACCGCCAGCACGACGACGCCTGGATAGGCGGTCCGGGTATAGGCGGTACTTATTATGAAGGTAATGTTGGGTGGCTGGATAATACGCATTTTTACTTCCAGAGCGAGGCAAGCGGCTACTCCCATATTTATGTAACCGACGTAAACACCGGCGAGAAGAAACAACTGACGAGCGGCAAATGGGAAGTGCAAACCCTCGACCTTTCGAGGGACAAAAAGACCTTTTACTTTACTGCCAATATGGAACACCCCGGTGTAACCGATTATTACCGCATGCCGGTTACAGGCGGTACACCGGTCAAACTTACGTCGATGAAGGGGGGTAATGAAGTTACGCTGTCACCGGACGAGAAATGGCTGGCGATACGTTATTCCTACACCAATAAACCGTTCGACCTGTACCTGCAGCCCAACAAACCGGGCGCAAAAGCAGTCGAGTTGACCAACTCGGTGAGCGACGAGTTCAAATCGTACCCATGGCGCACGCCGGAGATCATTACCTTCAAAAACCGTTATGGCAGCGATGTGTACGCGCGGGTGTATGAACCTAAGACGCCTGATCCGGCTAAGCCGGCAGTGTTATTTGTGCACGGGGCAGGCTACCTGCAAAACGCTACCTACTCTTGGACGCACTATTTCAGGGAGTACATGTTCAACAACCTGCTGGCCGATAACGGCTACTATGTGATGGATATTGACTATACTGCCAGCGCCGGTTACGGGCGCGACTGGCGTACGGGTATTTACCGACACATGGGCGGCAACGACCTGAGCGACCAGGTGGACGGTGTAAAATATTTGATCGAAAAATATGGGGTGAACCCAAAACATGTGGGCATGTACGGAGGCTCGTACGGCGGGTTTATGACGCTGATGGCCATGTTCACCGAGCCGGATGTTTTTACATCGGGCGCAGCCATACGCTCCGTTACCGATTGGGCACATTATAACAACGGCTACACGGCAAATATCCTTAACCTGCCTTATACCGATGAAAAAGCTTACCGCCAAAGCTCGCCTATTTATTTTGCCAATGGGCTGAAGGGCAATTTGCTGATGCTGCACGGCATGGTTGACCAGAATGTGAATTTCCAGGACATTGTACGCCTTACCCAAAAGCTGATCGAGCTGCATAAAGACAACTGGTGGCTGGCTCCCTACCCGGTAGAAGATCATGATTTTCATCAGCCCAGCAGTTGGACAGACGAATATAAACGGATATTTAAGTTGTTCGAGGAGACGCTGAAGAAATGA
- a CDS encoding IS110 family transposase: protein MKSWNVILGVDVSKLTLDICCAERNLHIKIDNCSKGFTILKKWCRTNEIDLNQTLMVMEYTGGYEYRFMQFCESLSISYSRIPGLEIKQSMGMTRGKSDQADAFRIGQYGEEKSKRLKPSKPLDNNILKLKQLLSFRKRLVREKAGLESTVKERGHMYSMKKADTVTHIAQSKIKADKKYIIEVEQEIMKVIKGDESMLLTYRIITSIKGIGPVNAWMTIAYTENFTSFTDARKYAVYVGVIPFEHTSGTSIKGRKQVSHLAHKGLKNELNQAAKTAIAHDPELKAYAERKLENKCYPLVLNNVKFKLILRMFSLVKRGELYAQNYKRAA, encoded by the coding sequence ATGAAAAGCTGGAATGTTATTTTAGGTGTTGACGTGTCTAAGTTAACGCTCGACATCTGTTGTGCAGAACGGAACCTGCACATCAAGATTGATAATTGCTCCAAAGGGTTCACCATACTTAAAAAATGGTGCAGGACCAATGAGATAGACCTGAACCAAACGCTAATGGTGATGGAATATACCGGTGGTTACGAATACCGTTTCATGCAGTTCTGCGAGTCGTTATCTATTTCTTATAGCCGGATACCTGGTTTGGAGATCAAACAATCAATGGGTATGACCAGGGGTAAAAGCGACCAGGCTGATGCCTTCCGTATCGGGCAATATGGCGAAGAAAAAAGTAAACGTCTGAAGCCTTCAAAACCACTGGATAACAATATATTAAAACTGAAGCAGTTGCTATCATTCCGTAAAAGACTGGTTCGTGAAAAGGCGGGGTTGGAAAGCACGGTTAAAGAAAGAGGGCATATGTATTCCATGAAGAAAGCAGATACAGTTACTCATATTGCTCAGTCCAAAATAAAAGCGGATAAAAAATACATAATCGAGGTAGAACAGGAGATCATGAAAGTAATCAAAGGCGACGAATCGATGTTATTAACCTACCGGATCATAACCAGTATTAAAGGCATAGGGCCGGTCAATGCATGGATGACCATAGCCTACACCGAGAACTTTACCAGCTTTACAGATGCGCGGAAATACGCAGTATATGTGGGAGTGATTCCGTTTGAGCACACTTCAGGCACGAGTATCAAAGGACGAAAGCAGGTAAGTCATCTGGCCCACAAAGGGTTAAAAAATGAGTTAAACCAGGCAGCCAAAACAGCAATAGCTCACGATCCGGAACTCAAGGCTTATGCAGAAAGAAAGCTTGAAAATAAATGTTACCCATTAGTATTAAACAACGTTAAATTCAAGCTGATCCTTAGAATGTTTTCATTAGTGAAAAGAGGTGAATTGTATGCGCAAAACTATAAGAGAGCAGCATAA
- a CDS encoding FAD-dependent oxidoreductase, with protein MLKKILIPLLLFICSFANAETIKTDVLVIGGGACGVAAAIQSARSKVKTLLVEPGPWLGGTMTMGGVCVLEGNRDLPSGIWGEFRRRVIDYYRPRLGYDTSQNATLRFEPKTAAEILKKMTDTVKNLTVKLKTPWTTIKKDGTGWEVEIRVNGETVTVKAKVVVDGTETGEVALKAGAQFVTETTNVTEKASDEIGDITWIAIIKDFGKGADKTIPKPDGYDPAFYNYFKGKDIKQMLKAIEIPNDKYMLNWPQGHINPSDLKPENQDQLYQKAKLRTLGLLYYLQTQRGFKNLGLDNQFATGDHLAFIPYIKESRRVRGMVRMVQDDILKPYSRESKLYRTSIGVGESFYDNSFALTYAASPRDLTIEYHSPYAIPLGAIVVKDLENLLVTEKAIAVTDLVNVSTMYPSVQMTLGQGVGATAAYCAFFKTTTRHLNVRVIQGEILDFKGYLVPFTDISQHDPHFRAIQQICATGMLKGVQKVDGNSIELEFDPDGTVNTDEVKPVLDEFYTRAFLWFAKEKPGDKLTLGNLLYFISDYTLTDPETLENAIGKSWKTQFKLPGELDTKRPATRLEFAVLANRYLNPFGKTVDITGKAVN; from the coding sequence ATGCTCAAAAAAATACTTATCCCCTTATTACTGTTTATTTGCTCATTTGCCAATGCCGAAACCATCAAAACCGATGTGCTGGTTATCGGCGGCGGTGCGTGCGGCGTGGCGGCGGCCATACAAAGCGCGCGCAGCAAGGTAAAAACCCTTTTGGTGGAGCCGGGGCCCTGGCTGGGGGGCACCATGACGATGGGCGGGGTATGTGTATTGGAGGGTAACCGCGACTTACCGTCGGGTATATGGGGCGAATTCAGGCGCAGGGTTATCGATTATTACCGGCCCCGGCTGGGATATGATACTTCGCAAAACGCCACGCTTCGGTTCGAGCCCAAAACCGCCGCCGAGATCCTGAAAAAGATGACGGATACGGTAAAAAACCTCACCGTAAAATTAAAGACACCCTGGACAACCATAAAAAAGGACGGCACCGGCTGGGAAGTGGAGATCAGGGTAAACGGCGAAACAGTTACAGTAAAGGCCAAAGTTGTAGTGGATGGCACGGAGACAGGCGAAGTAGCGCTGAAAGCCGGCGCTCAGTTCGTGACCGAAACGACCAACGTAACCGAAAAAGCATCCGACGAAATAGGTGATATTACCTGGATAGCCATTATCAAGGATTTTGGCAAAGGCGCCGACAAAACCATACCTAAACCGGATGGATACGACCCGGCTTTCTACAATTACTTTAAGGGCAAGGATATCAAACAGATGCTGAAGGCCATCGAGATACCCAACGACAAATACATGCTTAACTGGCCGCAGGGCCATATCAACCCCAGCGATCTGAAACCCGAAAACCAGGATCAGCTTTATCAAAAGGCCAAATTGCGTACGCTCGGCCTGTTATATTACCTGCAAACGCAGCGAGGTTTTAAAAACCTTGGGCTGGACAACCAGTTTGCAACGGGCGATCATTTGGCTTTTATACCCTATATCAAAGAGAGCCGCCGGGTAAGGGGTATGGTGCGGATGGTGCAGGATGATATTTTAAAACCTTACAGCCGCGAATCAAAACTGTACCGCACCTCGATAGGTGTGGGTGAAAGCTTTTATGATAATTCGTTCGCGCTTACTTATGCGGCAAGCCCGCGCGACCTGACGATAGAATATCATTCGCCTTATGCCATACCGCTGGGGGCGATAGTTGTAAAGGATCTTGAAAACCTGCTGGTGACCGAAAAAGCGATAGCAGTGACCGACCTGGTGAATGTAAGTACCATGTACCCGTCGGTACAGATGACTTTGGGGCAGGGTGTTGGCGCTACGGCTGCTTACTGCGCTTTTTTTAAAACCACCACCAGGCACCTGAATGTGCGCGTGATACAGGGCGAAATACTCGATTTTAAAGGTTACCTGGTACCGTTTACCGATATCTCCCAACATGACCCGCATTTCAGGGCCATCCAGCAGATATGCGCAACGGGTATGCTGAAGGGGGTACAAAAAGTGGACGGCAACTCCATTGAACTGGAATTTGACCCCGACGGCACGGTCAATACCGACGAGGTAAAGCCTGTATTGGACGAATTTTATACGCGCGCCTTTCTGTGGTTCGCTAAAGAAAAACCGGGCGACAAACTGACGCTGGGCAACCTTTTATATTTCATCAGCGATTATACCCTTACCGACCCGGAGACACTGGAGAATGCGATCGGCAAATCGTGGAAAACCCAGTTTAAACTACCCGGCGAACTGGATACCAAACGCCCCGCAACCAGGCTGGAATTTGCCGTGCTGGCCAACAGGTATTTGAACCCTTTCGGCAAAACGGTCGATATAACAGGCAAAGCTGTAAACTGA
- a CDS encoding sensor histidine kinase gives MNPYAQQRLWKYFLLAFALVIAFGSLLYTGYLVKNIKKSERTRAEMWALSMKQITASDDNDFLNYVFTVRDSLSVPAMIVDRQGDIITTKGLDSTKTYIKLPAVPGVKNAKKYDPAYFQGELDAMKSEHAPISLKVFDNDWYVYYHDSFVLTQLKIFPYVQLSVIAIFLLVAYTAFNTSRKSEQNQVWVGLAKETAHQLGTPISSLMAWTELMKEKFNAEDDPLIAEMENDIQRLEIVADRFSKIGSQPVLEGHGVYDVVKDFVDYFKVRVSNKISFEIQGNRTLKAGMNIPLFDWVLENLLKNAVNAIDNTGSIKVEISSGKARSQVYIDITDSGKGIPRSKFETVFQPGYTTRKRGWGLGLSLTRRMVENYHKGQIFVKDSELGKGTTFRIVLKSIKDDT, from the coding sequence ATGAACCCCTACGCGCAGCAACGACTCTGGAAATACTTTTTACTGGCTTTTGCCCTCGTAATTGCTTTCGGCTCGTTGCTTTACACGGGCTACCTGGTAAAAAATATCAAAAAATCGGAACGTACCCGGGCTGAAATGTGGGCGCTCAGCATGAAGCAGATCACGGCATCAGACGATAACGATTTCCTGAACTATGTGTTCACCGTTCGCGACAGCCTTAGCGTGCCGGCCATGATCGTAGACAGGCAGGGCGATATTATTACCACCAAGGGCCTTGATTCCACCAAAACTTACATTAAACTGCCCGCGGTGCCTGGCGTTAAAAACGCCAAAAAATATGATCCGGCTTATTTCCAGGGCGAACTGGACGCCATGAAGTCAGAACATGCGCCGATAAGCCTCAAGGTTTTTGATAACGACTGGTACGTTTATTACCACGATTCGTTCGTACTTACCCAGCTCAAAATTTTCCCTTATGTGCAGCTTTCGGTCATTGCCATTTTCCTGCTGGTAGCTTATACGGCGTTCAACACCTCGCGCAAATCGGAGCAAAACCAGGTTTGGGTGGGGCTTGCCAAGGAGACGGCCCACCAGTTGGGTACGCCTATCTCGTCGCTGATGGCATGGACCGAGCTGATGAAGGAAAAATTCAATGCCGAGGACGATCCCCTTATAGCCGAAATGGAAAACGATATTCAGCGGCTTGAGATCGTCGCCGACCGTTTTTCGAAGATCGGTTCGCAACCGGTGCTGGAAGGGCATGGCGTATACGATGTGGTGAAGGATTTTGTCGATTATTTTAAGGTGAGGGTGAGTAATAAGATCAGCTTTGAGATACAGGGCAACCGGACTTTAAAGGCAGGGATGAACATACCCTTGTTCGATTGGGTGCTGGAAAACCTGTTAAAGAACGCGGTGAACGCCATTGATAATACGGGCAGTATCAAAGTGGAAATTTCCAGCGGCAAAGCCCGCAGCCAGGTTTATATCGATATAACGGATAGCGGCAAAGGTATACCACGGTCGAAGTTTGAGACGGTTTTCCAGCCGGGCTACACCACGCGCAAACGCGGCTGGGGGCTTGGCTTGTCGCTCACACGCCGTATGGTGGAAAATTACCACAAAGGACAGATATTTGTAAAGGATTCTGAACTGGGCAAGGGAACCACTTTCAGGATCGTATTAAAAAGCATAAAAGATGATACATAA
- the pdeM gene encoding ligase-associated DNA damage response endonuclease PdeM, which yields MTICAGLDFNLLGQDLLLLPQKAIYWKQEKALIAADVHLGKVGHFRKAGIAVPRDLEQTDLSELSDLVYEHKPAKLIFLGDLFHSDMNADWEWFRMWRQQHKKLEIHLVRGNHDIINDQHYIDLDVFLHDDMHIGPFLMLHHPLTEAKLETAQAYAFCGHIHPGVHLSGKGRQSVTLPCFAFGDRQAVLPSFGRFTGRVAIRHQKTDKIFGVLKDKVIAIG from the coding sequence ATGACGATCTGTGCCGGACTCGATTTTAACCTGCTGGGGCAGGACCTTTTACTATTACCGCAAAAAGCCATATACTGGAAACAGGAAAAAGCCCTGATAGCCGCCGATGTACATTTGGGAAAGGTGGGCCATTTCCGCAAGGCGGGGATAGCCGTGCCGCGCGACCTGGAGCAAACCGACCTGTCGGAGTTATCCGACCTGGTCTATGAGCATAAACCAGCAAAACTCATCTTCCTGGGCGACCTGTTCCACAGCGATATGAATGCCGACTGGGAATGGTTCAGGATGTGGCGGCAGCAGCATAAAAAGCTGGAGATACACCTGGTGCGCGGCAATCACGATATAATAAATGATCAGCATTATATCGACCTGGATGTTTTCCTGCATGACGATATGCATATCGGCCCCTTCCTGATGCTGCATCACCCCCTTACCGAAGCTAAGCTGGAAACTGCCCAAGCCTATGCTTTTTGCGGGCACATCCATCCAGGCGTACATCTTTCGGGTAAAGGGCGGCAAAGCGTTACGCTGCCCTGTTTCGCCTTCGGCGACAGGCAGGCCGTGTTGCCGTCCTTTGGCAGGTTCACCGGCCGGGTAGCCATCAGGCATCAAAAGACCGATAAGATATTCGGGGTGCTGAAGGATAAGGTGATAGCGATAGGGTAG
- a CDS encoding GNAT family N-acetyltransferase: protein MGTELKGNGFVIRGWKKGDQISLQKHADNPKISMYLLDRFPSPYTMEAASWWVDRLFDQPEPLLNFAITIGDKVIGGIGLEPREDVYRKTALLGYWLSEELWGKGIITEAVKLVTAYAFEKLDIIRIQAGVLSKNPASMRVLEKAEYVKEGISRNAVIKNGEVMDEHVYAMLKKG from the coding sequence ATGGGTACTGAACTAAAAGGTAACGGGTTTGTTATACGCGGCTGGAAAAAAGGCGATCAGATATCCCTGCAAAAACATGCCGATAATCCTAAAATATCCATGTATTTATTGGACAGGTTCCCTTCGCCTTACACCATGGAGGCTGCCAGCTGGTGGGTTGACAGGCTCTTTGATCAGCCCGAGCCGCTGTTAAATTTTGCCATTACTATCGGTGATAAAGTAATTGGCGGCATCGGTCTTGAGCCGCGCGAGGATGTTTACCGCAAGACAGCCCTGCTTGGCTATTGGCTCAGCGAGGAGCTATGGGGTAAAGGTATCATCACCGAAGCCGTAAAACTGGTTACCGCTTACGCTTTTGAGAAGCTTGATATCATCCGCATACAGGCCGGTGTATTAAGCAAAAACCCCGCCTCCATGCGCGTGCTTGAAAAAGCCGAGTATGTGAAAGAAGGCATTTCCAGGAATGCTGTCATCAAAAACGGCGAGGTAATGGATGAACATGTGTACGCTATGCTGAAAAAAGGATAA
- a CDS encoding DinB family protein has product MIHKPQPGEYAPFANTYVSLVHTTDVLELMESLKDSTYKLFSSMSEQQAMHAYAEGKWTLKQVLGHMIDTERTFAYRAFVFSRDSTELPGFDQDIYMSNTDFNSRSIRELAEEFRLVRASNLHLYNAFTEEQLLRVGIASNHPVTVRALVYMTVGHELHHLNLIRERYL; this is encoded by the coding sequence ATGATACATAAACCGCAGCCCGGCGAATATGCGCCGTTCGCCAATACCTATGTGAGCCTGGTACACACCACCGATGTACTGGAGCTGATGGAGAGTTTAAAAGATTCCACCTACAAGCTTTTCAGCAGCATGAGCGAGCAACAGGCCATGCACGCCTACGCCGAAGGCAAATGGACGCTGAAACAGGTGCTGGGCCACATGATAGATACCGAACGCACATTTGCCTACAGGGCCTTCGTATTCTCGCGCGACAGCACCGAACTGCCGGGTTTCGACCAGGATATTTATATGAGCAACACCGATTTCAATAGCCGCTCCATCCGCGAACTGGCTGAAGAATTCAGGCTCGTGCGGGCGTCCAACCTTCACCTGTACAACGCCTTTACCGAAGAACAGCTATTGCGGGTAGGCATCGCCAGTAACCACCCGGTAACCGTAAGGGCGTTGGTTTATATGACCGTAGGCCACGAACTGCACCATTTGAATCTGATACGGGAGCGTTATCTTTAA
- a CDS encoding YfiT family bacillithiol transferase, with translation MTDEQSKYPIGKFAPPVSYTEHAMNGWINDIRVLPGKLRNVTLRLTEEQLDTQYRTGGWTIRQVVHHVADSHMNSIIRFKWALTEENPTIKAYEEGDWALLPDYRLPIEPSLKMLEGIHQRLVTLFESFTDEQWNRTFVHPETGATIPLKRNLALYSWHGKHHLAHITETIKRF, from the coding sequence ATGACAGACGAACAATCAAAGTACCCCATCGGTAAATTCGCCCCGCCGGTAAGCTATACCGAACACGCCATGAACGGCTGGATAAACGACATCAGGGTATTGCCCGGCAAACTGCGGAATGTGACACTGAGGCTGACCGAGGAGCAACTTGACACGCAATACCGCACCGGCGGCTGGACCATACGCCAGGTAGTTCATCACGTAGCCGACAGCCACATGAATTCCATTATCCGCTTTAAATGGGCGCTTACCGAAGAGAACCCCACCATCAAAGCCTACGAAGAAGGCGACTGGGCGCTATTGCCCGATTACCGCCTGCCGATAGAACCCTCTCTTAAAATGCTGGAAGGTATACACCAGCGGCTGGTGACCTTGTTTGAAAGCTTTACCGATGAGCAATGGAACCGCACCTTCGTTCACCCCGAAACCGGCGCTACCATACCGCTTAAGCGTAACCTGGCCCTGTACTCGTGGCATGGCAAGCACCATCTGGCGCATATTACAGAGACGATAAAAAGGTTTTAA